In one Thermococcus sp. 2319x1 genomic region, the following are encoded:
- the ribH gene encoding 6,7-dimethyl-8-ribityllumazine synthase — MIYEGNYKGEGLKIGIVVSRFNDLFTKELLDGALDCFKRHGVENIDIFKVPGAFEIPFVAKELAKTERYDAILVLGAVVRGETYHFELVANEVARGIAHVNLTYKTPVIFGVITVDNELQGLDRAGIKSNKGFEYALATLEMANLNKEMKKIS, encoded by the coding sequence ATGATTTACGAAGGGAATTATAAAGGCGAAGGCTTAAAAATTGGGATAGTTGTGAGTAGATTTAACGATTTATTCACTAAGGAGCTTTTAGACGGTGCATTAGACTGTTTTAAACGACATGGTGTCGAGAACATAGATATCTTCAAAGTTCCGGGGGCATTTGAGATACCATTCGTCGCAAAAGAGCTGGCCAAGACTGAACGCTACGATGCGATTTTAGTCCTGGGAGCCGTTGTCAGAGGGGAAACATATCATTTTGAGCTCGTTGCCAACGAGGTCGCAAGGGGAATAGCACATGTAAACTTAACCTACAAAACGCCCGTGATATTTGGCGTTATAACAGTTGATAATGAACTTCAAGGACTTGATAGGGCAGGAATAAAGTCAAACAAAGGCTTCGAATACGCTCTGGCCACATTGGAAATGGCAAATTTGAATAAAGAGATGAAAAAGATTTCTTAA
- a CDS encoding bifunctional 3,4-dihydroxy-2-butanone-4-phosphate synthase/GTP cyclohydrolase II, producing MDLEKLRKSLLEGKPIVLIDEDREIEADLVYPAEKITPQTLNFMLQAKGMLCLAMDEEEALRRGFFKLPSKDNETNFLISVDYKETLTGISAEERALTAKKIAEGLSVGHFRYPGHLHLLGAVGINKRKGHTEASLELMEMLGFKRYALIIELLDEEGNSHNFEFIRSFAEKHDLPIVTIREVWKEVVKRKNFVRIHARAKIPSHHGNFEIIAFDNELDFRDHIAIVKEPLGEAPLVRLHSECLTGDTLASLKCDCGSQLTNALKMIAQEGGVLLYLRQEGRGIGLKNKIKAYELQDKGLDTVEANKMLGFKEDERDFSVAYQLLKALGVSKVKLLTNNPRKVKALEEFGIEVVEVIPIFGEVNEVNRPYLETKMLKLGHNLKPLLEGGG from the coding sequence ATGGACCTGGAAAAGCTTAGGAAAAGCCTTCTTGAGGGTAAACCAATAGTTCTAATTGACGAAGACAGGGAAATCGAGGCAGATCTGGTCTATCCCGCTGAAAAAATAACTCCCCAAACATTAAACTTCATGCTCCAAGCTAAAGGGATGCTCTGTCTGGCCATGGATGAAGAGGAAGCTCTAAGGAGAGGCTTCTTTAAGCTTCCCTCAAAAGACAACGAGACGAACTTTTTAATAAGCGTTGATTATAAGGAGACGCTTACAGGGATTAGCGCGGAGGAGAGGGCTTTAACCGCTAAAAAGATTGCCGAAGGACTAAGCGTAGGACACTTTCGCTATCCAGGCCATTTACACCTCTTAGGGGCTGTGGGCATAAATAAAAGGAAAGGCCACACGGAAGCCTCTCTTGAACTCATGGAAATGCTCGGATTTAAGAGATATGCATTAATAATTGAGCTCCTGGATGAAGAAGGAAATTCCCACAACTTTGAGTTTATACGGAGCTTTGCAGAGAAGCATGACCTCCCAATAGTAACAATTAGAGAAGTCTGGAAAGAGGTTGTCAAAAGAAAAAACTTCGTTAGAATTCATGCCAGGGCGAAGATTCCCTCGCATCACGGTAATTTTGAGATAATAGCCTTTGACAACGAGCTGGATTTTAGGGATCACATAGCGATAGTTAAGGAGCCTCTGGGGGAAGCCCCTCTTGTTAGGCTTCACTCTGAGTGCTTAACAGGCGATACCTTGGCTTCTCTAAAGTGCGACTGCGGAAGTCAATTGACCAATGCGTTAAAGATGATTGCCCAAGAGGGAGGAGTTTTACTTTATTTAAGGCAGGAAGGGAGGGGAATAGGACTAAAAAACAAAATCAAAGCCTATGAACTCCAGGACAAAGGCCTTGACACCGTTGAAGCGAACAAAATGCTGGGCTTTAAAGAGGATGAAAGGGATTTCAGCGTTGCCTATCAACTGCTCAAAGCTTTAGGAGTCTCGAAAGTTAAGCTTTTGACGAACAATCCAAGGAAGGTTAAAGCGTTGGAGGAGTTTGGGATAGAGGTTGTTGAGGTTATTCCGATTTTTGGAGAGGTTAACGAGGTTAACAGGCCTTATTTAGAGACCAAGATGCTCAAGCTTGGACACAATTTAAAACCGCTTTTGGAGGGAGGAGGATGA
- a CDS encoding riboflavin synthase has product MFSGIIEKVAKARYSGGKLYVEKVIDVNSGDSVAVNGACLTVSEIRDQIIFDVGEETLKRTNLAKAKLVNLERALKFGDRIDGHLVTGHVDGTLKLRRVLRRGNTYWLAFEMPKERFGIVEKGSIALNGVSLTIARVEKSQFWVQTIPYTWENTNLKFLKVGEEVNYEIDIVARYLKGILGDRYGPGKA; this is encoded by the coding sequence ATGTTCTCGGGGATAATAGAGAAGGTTGCAAAGGCACGCTACTCAGGGGGAAAGCTCTACGTGGAGAAGGTCATAGATGTGAATTCAGGAGACAGCGTTGCCGTTAATGGAGCATGCTTAACGGTGAGTGAAATTAGAGATCAAATAATCTTTGACGTTGGTGAGGAAACGCTAAAGAGGACTAACTTGGCGAAAGCAAAGCTCGTTAACCTTGAAAGAGCCCTAAAGTTTGGGGACAGAATTGATGGACATTTGGTTACCGGGCATGTCGATGGGACCCTAAAGCTGAGGAGAGTCCTAAGGAGGGGAAATACTTACTGGCTGGCCTTTGAAATGCCCAAGGAAAGGTTTGGCATAGTGGAAAAAGGGAGCATAGCTCTAAACGGGGTAAGCCTAACGATTGCTAGAGTTGAGAAGAGCCAATTCTGGGTTCAGACAATCCCCTACACTTGGGAAAACACCAACTTGAAGTTCCTAAAGGTTGGAGAGGAAGTAAACTATGAGATAGACATTGTTGCAAGATATTTGAAGGGTATTTTGGGTGATAGATATGGACCTGGAAAAGCTTAG
- the ribD gene encoding bifunctional diaminohydroxyphosphoribosylaminopyrimidine deaminase/5-amino-6-(5-phosphoribosylamino)uracil reductase RibD, which yields MAMNDEYFMSLALELAKKGEGRVNPNPMVGAVIVKENKIIGKGYHQYFGGKHAEVNAIEEAKSRGYSLKGATMYVTLEPCSHWGKQPPCVDRIIEEGISRVVVAMKDPNPMVNGKGIEKLEKAGIEVKVGVLEEDARKLNEVFLKYISTKMPFVAIKLALTLDGFIATESFSSKWITGEKARRKVQELRKKYMAIMVGANTILKDNPRLTCRIEGCSEKVKIILDRHGLTADGNFKAFKDGRVIVFTESEKEWKNGEVIRETNPEKILKILGEKGIDSVLIEGGRIACQFLTFADKLHLFYGNKLFGKGISPFECLNVDKVSDAFKVEFLKFESFGDSFYVEARPCSRG from the coding sequence ATGGCCATGAATGATGAGTACTTCATGAGCTTAGCTTTGGAGTTAGCCAAAAAAGGGGAGGGAAGAGTAAACCCAAACCCGATGGTCGGTGCAGTTATAGTCAAGGAGAACAAAATAATCGGCAAGGGTTACCACCAATACTTTGGAGGAAAACATGCGGAGGTTAACGCCATAGAAGAGGCAAAGAGCAGGGGGTATTCCCTCAAAGGAGCAACAATGTACGTTACTCTGGAGCCCTGCTCTCACTGGGGAAAGCAGCCACCCTGTGTAGATAGAATAATAGAAGAGGGCATCTCGAGAGTTGTAGTGGCTATGAAAGACCCCAATCCAATGGTTAATGGAAAAGGCATTGAAAAGCTCGAAAAAGCAGGCATCGAGGTTAAAGTTGGTGTCCTTGAAGAGGACGCAAGAAAGCTAAACGAAGTGTTTCTTAAGTACATATCCACGAAAATGCCTTTTGTAGCAATAAAACTTGCTTTGACCTTAGATGGCTTTATAGCAACAGAAAGCTTTTCCTCAAAGTGGATTACCGGAGAAAAAGCAAGGAGGAAAGTGCAGGAGCTTAGGAAAAAGTATATGGCGATAATGGTCGGGGCCAATACGATCCTCAAGGACAATCCAAGGCTGACTTGCAGAATAGAAGGGTGTAGTGAAAAGGTGAAAATAATCCTCGACAGGCATGGGTTAACTGCTGACGGAAATTTCAAGGCTTTTAAGGATGGGAGAGTCATAGTCTTCACTGAGAGCGAAAAAGAGTGGAAGAATGGAGAAGTTATTAGGGAAACGAATCCAGAGAAAATACTAAAAATTCTTGGCGAAAAAGGAATAGACAGCGTTTTGATTGAGGGAGGAAGAATAGCATGCCAGTTCTTGACCTTTGCGGATAAACTACACTTATTTTATGGGAACAAGCTCTTTGGAAAAGGAATTTCCCCGTTTGAGTGCTTAAACGTTGACAAAGTTAGTGATGCCTTTAAAGTCGAGTTTCTTAAGTTTGAAAGCTTTGGGGACAGCTTTTACGTGGAGGCAAGGCCATGTTCTCGGGGATAA
- the nadC gene encoding carboxylating nicotinate-nucleotide diphosphorylase, translated as MISLSYLLRFLEEDAPFGDITSEAIIPKTLDAKAVIIAKQSGVVAGLEEAKMLFEHCGVKVKQRVQDGQEVKKGQILMELEGNARKILLVERTALNIIGRMSGVATQTRKLVERIRGVNPKVRVAGTRKSLLKPLDKKAILLGGGEPHRFSLSDAILIKDNHLALVPLEEAIKRARAFSVYKVVEVEVESLEDALKAARAGADVIMLDNMTPKQIEDVLEALKSEGLREKVKIEVSGGISEENIESYAKLDVDIISLGALTHSVKNFDVSLEIVRD; from the coding sequence GTGATTTCCCTTTCATATCTCCTCCGTTTTTTAGAGGAGGATGCTCCTTTTGGAGACATAACAAGCGAGGCCATTATTCCAAAAACTTTGGATGCTAAGGCAGTTATCATAGCAAAGCAGAGTGGTGTGGTAGCTGGCCTTGAAGAGGCAAAGATGTTGTTCGAACATTGCGGTGTCAAGGTTAAGCAGAGAGTCCAAGACGGTCAAGAGGTTAAGAAAGGACAGATTTTGATGGAGCTTGAGGGCAACGCAAGGAAAATATTACTCGTCGAGAGAACGGCATTGAACATTATAGGGAGAATGAGTGGGGTAGCAACTCAAACAAGAAAGCTTGTCGAGAGGATCAGGGGTGTTAATCCAAAGGTCAGAGTGGCGGGTACCAGAAAAAGCCTTCTAAAACCTTTAGATAAAAAAGCAATTCTATTAGGTGGTGGGGAGCCCCATAGATTTTCCCTAAGTGACGCTATTCTCATAAAGGACAACCACCTTGCTTTGGTACCTCTGGAGGAGGCCATCAAAAGGGCGAGAGCGTTCAGTGTTTACAAGGTTGTTGAGGTTGAGGTAGAAAGCCTTGAAGATGCTTTAAAAGCCGCCAGAGCAGGTGCAGACGTCATAATGCTTGACAACATGACACCGAAGCAAATCGAAGATGTTCTTGAGGCTTTAAAGAGCGAAGGACTGAGAGAAAAAGTAAAAATAGAAGTGAGCGGTGGCATAAGCGAGGAGAATATTGAAAGCTATGCGAAGCTTGATGTTGACATCATAAGCCTCGGCGCTTTAACGCACAGTGTGAAAAACTTCGACGTGAGCTTGGAGATCGTGAGAGATTAA
- the nadA gene encoding quinolinate synthase NadA, with protein MNLVDEIIRLKEEKNAIILAHNYQLPEIQDIADFLGDSLELARKAVNVDADIIVFAGVDFMAETAKILNPEKKVLLPTRRATCAMANMLKVEHILEAKRRYPDAPVVLYVNTTAETKAYADVTVTSANAEKIISKLDADTIIFGPDNNLAYYVAERTGKNIIPIPRGGHCYVHKKFTPEDVERTKKLYPNAKLMVHPECIPEVQKRADLIVSTGGMIKNACQHDEWVVFTEKEMCYRLQKAYPNKKFYPAREDAFCTGMKAITLKHIYESLRDEKYEITIPEEIAKRARRAIERMLKLSD; from the coding sequence GTGAATTTGGTGGATGAAATTATAAGGCTCAAAGAAGAAAAAAACGCAATAATCTTGGCTCACAACTACCAGCTTCCGGAGATTCAAGACATAGCTGACTTCCTTGGAGATAGCCTTGAACTGGCAAGAAAAGCTGTAAATGTTGACGCTGATATCATAGTCTTTGCCGGTGTTGATTTTATGGCAGAGACTGCAAAAATCCTAAACCCCGAAAAGAAAGTTCTCCTCCCAACCAGGAGGGCTACATGTGCAATGGCGAACATGCTTAAGGTTGAACACATTCTCGAAGCCAAAAGGAGGTACCCAGACGCTCCCGTTGTGCTTTATGTAAACACAACCGCTGAAACTAAGGCATATGCCGATGTAACCGTAACTTCAGCAAACGCCGAGAAGATTATCTCAAAACTTGATGCCGACACAATAATTTTTGGGCCCGACAATAACCTCGCATATTACGTTGCAGAGCGCACTGGAAAGAACATTATCCCAATTCCGAGGGGAGGGCACTGCTACGTCCATAAAAAATTCACACCTGAAGACGTTGAGAGAACCAAAAAGCTCTATCCCAATGCAAAGTTGATGGTTCACCCTGAATGCATACCAGAAGTTCAGAAAAGGGCAGATCTAATAGTCTCAACGGGTGGGATGATCAAAAACGCATGCCAGCATGATGAATGGGTCGTGTTTACTGAGAAAGAGATGTGCTATAGGCTGCAAAAGGCCTATCCCAACAAGAAGTTCTATCCCGCCAGAGAAGATGCCTTTTGCACTGGAATGAAAGCGATAACCCTCAAACACATTTATGAATCTCTGAGAGATGAAAAATACGAAATCACCATCCCTGAAGAAATAGCAAAGAGGGCGAGAAGGGCAATTGAAAGGATGCTCAAACTCAGTGATTAG
- a CDS encoding L-aspartate oxidase, with protein sequence MTKIGIMGNGIAGLTAAIALAKKGFEVTLIGKGIKKTNSYLAQAGIAFPILEGDSVRSHVLDTIRAGRYLNDEEAVWNVISKSSEAYDFLLSLGLSFEGNEIEGGHSFPRVFTIKNETGKHITKLLYLRAKELGVQFIEGYASSMAIENRKCYGVFVNGEFLRFDATILATGGYTALFKYTAGSSLNLGVLIGDAIMKGALASNLEFVQFHPTGFIGRNGVKLVSEAVRGAGAKLVNEDGERFVNELEPRDVVARAIYSQMQKGKRVYLDATKIEDFKERFPQIYAFLANEGINPKREPIPVTPIAHYSIGGLKVDLYYRTTVKNLYAIGETADNGFHGANRLASNSLLECIVSGLEVARTIMRDNPKGGPVEVRDTSQELGDVESVKEILWNYAGIVRNEDGLRKGLKELEDITADERIKLLARGILECALARRESRGVHYREDYPLTKKEFERFSLFNGRCML encoded by the coding sequence ATGACAAAAATAGGAATCATGGGGAATGGGATAGCAGGGTTAACTGCGGCAATAGCGTTGGCCAAAAAAGGCTTTGAAGTGACTCTTATCGGAAAAGGGATAAAGAAAACAAATTCTTATTTAGCCCAGGCAGGAATAGCCTTCCCCATTCTTGAGGGAGATTCTGTGAGGTCACATGTTCTGGATACAATCCGAGCTGGAAGGTATCTAAACGATGAGGAGGCCGTTTGGAACGTTATTTCAAAATCCAGTGAGGCTTATGATTTTTTGCTCTCCCTGGGCCTGAGCTTTGAAGGAAATGAGATCGAAGGGGGGCACAGTTTTCCAAGGGTCTTCACAATTAAAAATGAAACAGGAAAGCATATAACAAAGCTTCTTTATCTAAGAGCTAAAGAGCTTGGTGTCCAGTTCATAGAGGGTTATGCCTCCTCAATGGCCATAGAAAATAGAAAATGTTATGGAGTATTCGTTAATGGGGAGTTCCTAAGATTCGATGCTACCATACTGGCAACTGGTGGGTACACTGCTTTGTTCAAATATACTGCCGGTTCTTCACTTAACCTGGGCGTTCTAATTGGGGACGCAATTATGAAAGGGGCTTTGGCGAGTAACTTGGAGTTCGTTCAATTTCACCCAACTGGATTTATCGGAAGGAATGGAGTAAAGCTTGTAAGCGAAGCTGTGAGGGGAGCCGGGGCAAAGCTTGTCAATGAGGATGGCGAGCGATTTGTTAACGAACTTGAACCGAGAGACGTGGTTGCAAGGGCAATTTATAGCCAGATGCAAAAGGGCAAAAGGGTGTATTTAGACGCCACGAAGATTGAGGATTTTAAAGAAAGGTTCCCTCAAATTTATGCTTTTCTGGCTAATGAAGGCATAAATCCTAAGAGGGAGCCCATCCCAGTAACTCCAATTGCTCACTACTCCATAGGCGGCCTAAAGGTGGATCTTTATTACAGAACCACTGTCAAAAATCTCTATGCCATTGGAGAAACTGCAGATAACGGCTTTCATGGGGCGAACAGACTGGCAAGCAACTCCCTTTTGGAGTGCATAGTTAGTGGATTAGAAGTTGCAAGGACCATAATGAGGGATAACCCTAAGGGAGGGCCAGTAGAAGTTAGAGACACCAGTCAAGAACTTGGAGATGTTGAAAGCGTTAAAGAAATCCTCTGGAACTATGCCGGGATAGTGAGGAATGAGGATGGCCTTAGGAAAGGGCTAAAAGAGCTGGAAGACATCACAGCCGATGAGAGGATTAAACTCTTAGCAAGGGGAATTTTAGAGTGTGCCTTGGCAAGGAGGGAGAGCCGGGGCGTTCACTACAGGGAAGATTATCCCCTTACGAAAAAAGAGTTTGAAAGGTTCAGTCTTTTTAACGGGAGGTGTATGCTGTGA
- the purL gene encoding phosphoribosylformylglycinamidine synthase subunit PurL, whose amino-acid sequence MFPHEEKFIRERLGREPNELERAMLEVMWSEHVSYKSSRPFLKLLPTENEHVVLGPGEDAGIVRFDNETWIVVGIESHNHPSAVEPYGGAATGVGGIVRDVLCMGARPIALLDCIRFGPLEKERNRYLFEYVVKGIADYGNRIGVPTVGGETEFDESLNNYTLVNVACIGLMRPEHLVHSYVEESGLLLVLVGNKTGRDGIHGVTFASEELSENAEEEDRSAVQIPDPFTEKLLIEATLEAVYTGKVRALKDLGGGGLTCASSEMAGKKGFGAIIYADRVPQREPNMNPMEVMISESQERMLFAIRKEDLEEITKIFEKYELEWAVVGEIIEEPRYVVYWNEEKVADLPIELLTEVPTIEWEAKPYNVEREIETPEIGLEEAFFKVLSSPNIVSKEWIWQQYDHEVQGRTVVKPGKDAAVLKINEKYGLAFVSDGNPSHSHLNPYHGAMGAVAEVVRNLASVGARPLALVDNLNFASPERPEVYWSFIETIKGLADAARAFGLAYVSGNVSFYNEVGSKSIKPTPVVAGLGKVRLENITTMDFKDEGDLIAVVGVTKKELGGSELYRVLNINGGLAPRVELEREKRNVEGILKAIELGVVKAVHDVSKGGIAIALAEMALSGNIGFEVDIGKVPAEEKLNPIEVMFSESHGRFIISFEEKNLEKVKALFDEFAVIGRAGGKRLVFRCGEEHVSIDLEKVRGLYNSLPKLLGE is encoded by the coding sequence ATGTTCCCTCACGAGGAAAAATTCATCCGCGAAAGGCTCGGAAGGGAGCCAAATGAACTTGAGCGGGCGATGCTCGAAGTAATGTGGAGCGAGCACGTCTCTTACAAGTCGAGCAGACCCTTTTTGAAGCTCCTTCCAACGGAGAACGAGCACGTGGTTTTGGGCCCTGGTGAAGATGCCGGAATAGTGAGGTTCGACAATGAAACTTGGATAGTGGTGGGGATAGAAAGCCACAACCATCCGAGCGCCGTTGAACCCTATGGGGGAGCAGCTACCGGCGTTGGGGGAATAGTTAGGGACGTACTCTGCATGGGGGCCCGTCCGATAGCTCTGCTCGATTGCATACGCTTCGGGCCGCTTGAGAAGGAGCGCAACCGCTATCTGTTCGAGTACGTGGTAAAGGGAATAGCCGATTATGGCAATAGAATAGGCGTTCCTACTGTTGGCGGTGAGACAGAGTTCGATGAGAGCCTCAATAATTACACCCTTGTCAACGTTGCTTGTATTGGTTTAATGAGGCCGGAGCACCTCGTTCACAGCTACGTGGAGGAGAGCGGTCTTCTGCTGGTTTTAGTTGGCAACAAAACGGGAAGGGATGGAATCCATGGAGTTACCTTCGCGAGCGAAGAGCTGAGCGAGAACGCGGAGGAGGAAGACCGCTCCGCGGTGCAGATTCCCGACCCATTCACCGAGAAGCTTTTGATTGAGGCGACGCTTGAAGCTGTTTACACCGGGAAAGTCAGGGCCCTTAAAGACCTCGGGGGAGGAGGTTTAACCTGCGCCTCCTCCGAGATGGCCGGGAAGAAAGGGTTTGGGGCGATAATCTACGCGGACAGAGTGCCCCAAAGGGAGCCAAACATGAATCCAATGGAAGTCATGATTTCCGAGAGCCAGGAGAGGATGCTCTTCGCCATTAGGAAAGAAGATCTGGAAGAGATAACAAAGATTTTTGAGAAGTACGAGCTTGAGTGGGCTGTTGTCGGTGAGATTATAGAAGAGCCCAGGTATGTCGTCTACTGGAACGAAGAAAAAGTGGCCGATTTACCCATAGAACTCCTCACGGAAGTGCCGACAATAGAGTGGGAAGCAAAGCCCTACAACGTTGAAAGAGAAATTGAGACACCTGAAATAGGGCTCGAGGAGGCTTTCTTCAAAGTGCTCTCAAGCCCAAACATAGTAAGCAAGGAGTGGATATGGCAGCAGTATGATCATGAGGTTCAAGGAAGAACAGTTGTAAAGCCCGGAAAGGATGCGGCGGTGCTAAAAATAAACGAAAAATACGGCTTGGCTTTTGTTAGCGATGGAAATCCCTCTCACAGCCACCTCAACCCCTACCACGGAGCGATGGGTGCCGTTGCCGAAGTCGTTAGGAACTTAGCGAGCGTAGGGGCAAGACCTTTGGCCTTGGTTGATAACCTCAACTTCGCTTCACCTGAAAGGCCCGAGGTTTACTGGAGCTTCATCGAGACCATTAAAGGGCTCGCCGATGCGGCAAGGGCCTTTGGATTAGCATACGTAAGCGGGAACGTGAGTTTTTACAATGAGGTGGGAAGTAAGTCTATAAAACCGACCCCAGTGGTTGCGGGATTGGGAAAAGTGAGGCTCGAAAACATTACAACAATGGATTTCAAGGATGAGGGAGACCTTATAGCTGTTGTTGGGGTTACAAAGAAAGAGCTTGGAGGGAGCGAGCTCTACAGGGTTTTAAACATTAACGGAGGGCTTGCCCCCAGGGTTGAGCTGGAGAGAGAAAAAAGAAATGTTGAGGGGATTTTAAAAGCAATAGAGCTTGGAGTAGTAAAGGCCGTTCACGACGTTAGCAAGGGGGGAATAGCTATAGCACTTGCCGAGATGGCCTTAAGCGGGAACATTGGATTTGAGGTTGACATAGGCAAGGTTCCAGCCGAAGAAAAACTCAATCCCATAGAGGTTATGTTTTCGGAGAGCCATGGTCGATTTATAATAAGCTTTGAAGAAAAAAACCTCGAAAAGGTCAAAGCTCTCTTCGATGAATTTGCAGTAATTGGAAGGGCTGGAGGAAAGAGGCTTGTCTTCAGATGCGGAGAAGAACACGTCTCTATTGATTTAGAAAAAGTAAGAGGACTTTACAACTCACTTCCAAAGCTCCTTGGGGAATAG